A window of Nocardioidaceae bacterium genomic DNA:
CGCGCTGAACACCAACCCCGACGCCATCATCATCCTGGCGTTCGACGAGACGAAGGCGATCGTGCCCGAGCTCGCCGCGCAGGGTTGGGACATGGCGAAGACCTACTACTCCGACGGCAACACCGCGGACTACAGCGAGGACCTGGAGGCGGGCACGCTCGAGGGCGCGAAGGGCACCATCCCGGGCGCCGACGCCGCCCAGGAGTTCAAGGACCGTCTCGTCGGCTGGTACCAGTCCGCCGAGGGCGAGGGCCTGTCGGACTTCGCGTACGCGGCGGAGTCCTACGACGCCGCCATCCTCGCGGGTCTCGCGGCGCTGAAGGGCGGCGCCACCGACTCGGCGACCGTCCAGGCCAACCTCGCGGCCGTCTCCGGGGCCACCGACGGCACCGAGTGCACCACGTACGCCGACTGCGCCGACCTGATCGCGAACGGTGAGGAGATCCGGTACGCCGGTCCCTCCGGCATCGGCCCGATCAACCAGGACAACGACCCGTCCTCGGCGTTCATCGGCATCTACCAGTTCGACGCCGACAACGCGCCGCAGCTGGTCACCACCCAGGAGGGCTCGTCCGAGTGACGTCCTGACCGCCTGACGCAGCAGCGAGGGCCCCGGACCGAACGGTCCGGGGCCCTCCGCGTGTCCGCCGCCGGCCGAGCTTCTCGGGAGAGGCTCGCGGGGGCCGGGCTACTTCTTGTCGACGTCCTGGGCGAGCGTGCCGAGGTAGAGCTCGATGACCTTCGGGTCGTTCGCGAGTTCACGGCCGGTCCCGGTGTAGGCGTCGCGGCCCTGGTCCAGCACGTAGCCGCGGTCGCAGATCTGCAGGCAGCGGCGCGCGTTCTGCTCGACCATCACGACGCAGACGCCGGTCTGGTTGATCTTGCGGGTGCGCAGGAACGTCTCGTCCTGCCGGACCGGCGAGAGACCTGCGGACGGCTCGTCGAGCAGCAGCACCGACGGCTCCATCATCAGGGCGCGGGCCATGGCGAGCGACTGCCGCTCGCCGCCGGACAGACCGCCGGCCCGGCCGTGGCGACGCTCGTGCAGCACCGGGAAGAGCTCCCACATGCGGGCGAGGCGCTCCTCGACCTTCTTGGGCCTCAGGAAGAGACCCATGCGGAGGTTCTCCTCGATCGTCAGGCTCGGGAAGACGTTGTCGTTCTGCGGCACGAATCCCACACCGTCGGCGACGAGGTGGTTGGTCTTGCGGTTGGTGATGTCCTCGCCGTTGAGGCGCACGGTGCCGCTGTGCACCTTCACCAGGCCGAACATCGCCTTCAGCAGGGTCGACTTGCCGGCGCCGTTCGGACCGATGATGCCGATCATCTCGCCCGGGTGCGCCACCAGGGAGCAGCCGTTGAGGATGTTCACGCCGGGGAGGTAGCCGGCGACGACGTCGGTCGCCTCGACCACGGGGGTGCCACTGGGGGCCGGCGTGGCCGTGCCGCTGGCGCTGGTGCTCGTGCTCATCGCGTCTCCTTCGTGGCTGCGTCGGCCTCGGCCTCTGCCTGCGCCTCACGCTGCAGCGCGGCGAGGGACTCGTCCTCGAGCAGCGCGTCGTCACCGAGGTCGGTGTCGTGGTGCGCGCCGAGGTAGGCGTCGACCACGGCAGGGTTGCTCATCACCGAGTCCGCGGGGCCCTCGGCGATGATGCGGCCCTCGGCCATCACCACGACCCAGTCGGAGATGTGCCGCACCATGTGCATGTCGTGCTCGACGAACAGCACCGTCATGCCCTCGTCGCGCAGGCTCTGGATGTGGCCCAGCAGCGACTGGGTCAGCGCTGGGTTCACCCCTGCCATCGGCTCGTCGAGCATGATCATCGTCGGGTTCGTCATCAGCGCGCGTGCCATCTCGAGCAGCTTGCGCTGACCGCCCGAGAGCGACCCGGCGTAGTCGTCGCGCTTCTCCCACAGCTTGAAGCGGTGCAGCAGCTCCTCGGCCTGCTGCTCGATCTCCTTCTCGCGCTTGCGCCACAGAGGTGAGAGCAGCGCCATCGCCAGGCTCTCCCCGGACTGCCCGGTCGCGCCGAGCATCATGTTCTCCATCACCGTCATCGCGCTGAGCGCCTTGGTGAGCTGGAACGTGCGGACCATGCCGGCACGCGCGACCTTGGAGGCGCCGGTCCTCGACAGCTTCTTGCCCTCGAACGCCCACGACGCCCCGGTCTTGGCCGAGGTGGGGGTGTCGAAGCCGGTGATCAGGTTGAAGAACGTCGTCTTGCCCGCCCCGTTGGGACCGATGAGCGCGGTGATGATGCCGCGCTGCACCTCGAGGTGGTCCACGTCGACCGCGGTCATGCCGCCGAAGCGTCGCTCGATGTTGTCGACCTCGAGGATCGCGTCGGGCTTCGAGGAGCCGGGCTCGGGGGCCAGGCCGTCGACGAGAGCGCGCCGGGCGGCCGGGTCGGCCATGCTGCGACTCTGCGTCGCCGGGGTCTCAGGCATTGAACGCCAGCTCCTTCTTGTTGCCGAGGATGCCTTGCGGTCTGAAGATCACGATCAGCATCAGTGAGACGCCGACGACGACCCAGGAGAACTGCTCGGTCTGCTGGGTGCTCATGATGGCGTCGGGCACGACCACGTCGGCGCCTCCCTTGACCAGCACCCGGATCGCGAAGAACAGCATGGTGCCGAGCACGGGTCCGAAGATGGTGGCGGCTCCACCCAGCAGCAGGGCCGTCCACATGAAGAAGGTCAGGGTCTTGCTCATGGCGTCGGGCTGCACCGACGCGGGCAGCACGAAGATCATGCCGGCGAGCGCGCCGAGGGTGCCTCCGATGACCAGCGCCTGCATCTTGATCAGGTAGACGTTCTTGCCGAGGCTGCGCACGGCGTCCTCGTCCTCGCGGATGCCCTTCAGCACGCGGCCCCACGGGCTGCGGGCCAGCAGGAACACGCCGACCGCGCACACCGCGACCAGCGCCCACGCGACCGCGCGGACCCACCAGCCGTTCACACCGGTGTTGGAGTAGCTGAGGGGACCGACCGAGGTGCTGCCGTCACCGAAGAACGACAGCGAGGTGAAGGAGTCCCGGTACTCCGAGCCGGGGAGCCCCTGCGCCGCGCCGGTCACGTCGGTGAGCAGCGACGACCGTCCGACGAATCTGACGATCTCCGCCGCCGAGATCGTGACGATCGCCAGGTAGTCCCCTCGCAGCTTCAACGTGGGAATGCCGAGCAGGATCGAGAAGACGATCGAGCAGGCCAGACCGATCAGGATCGCCAGGATCAGCGGGGCGCCCTGGATCAGCGAGATCGCGAAGCCGTACGCCCCCAGCAGCATGAAGCCGGCCTGGCCCATGTTGAGCAGGCCGGTGAAGCCGAAGTGCACGTTCAGTCCGATGACGGCGATGGCCACGGCGGCGGTCTGCGGGGAGATCGCCTCCCGCAGCATCCCGGTGAGGATGTTTGTCCAGATGTCCATGTCTGCCTCTCAGCCCACTCGTTGGGCGCGTCCGAGGATGCCCTGGGGCCGCACCAGCAGCACCAGGACGAGGATGAGCAGCGCCGTCGCGTACTTGAAGTCGCCCGGCATGCCCAGCGCCGGCGACACCTCGACGACCAGCCCGATGATCAGCGCTCCGACCAGGGCGCCGAACGCGGTGCCGAGGCCACCGAGGGTCACGGCGGCGAAGAGCAGCAGCAGGATCTGCAGACCCGAGTCCCACTTGATCCCGTTGACGACGAGCGCGTACATCAGGCCACCGAGGCCGGCGAGGCCGGCCGAGACCGTCCACACCAGCCGGATGACCTTGTCGACGTCGATGCCCGAGGCCGCGGCCAGCGCCCGGTTGTCCGCCACGGCACGGGTGGCGCGTCCGATGCGCGTACGCAGCAGCGCGAAGCCGACGGCGGCCAGCACCACGACCGAGATCGCCATCGCGGCGATCGACTGGATCGTCAGCGTGAAGGGGCCGAAGGAGACGACCTCGGGGTTGTCCTGCACGACGCGCACCGTGCGGGCACCGACGAAGTACTGGAAGCCGTACTGCATCGCCAGCGACAACCCGATGGTGACGATCAGCATCTGGGTGAGGTTCAGGCTGCGCCGTCTCAGCGGCGTCCACATGATGCGGTCCTGGAACCAGCCGGAGAAGGCGCACAGCGCCACCACGATCGCACCGCCGACCAGCAGCGGCAGCCCGGCCACGTTGACCAGGCCGTAGCCGAGCATCCCGCCGAGCGTGACCTGCTCGGCGTGCGCGAAGTTCGACAGGCCGGTCGTGCCGTAGATCAGCGACAGGCCGACCGAGGCCAGCGCGAGCAGCAGCCCGAGGCGTACGCCGGAGAGCAGGCTCTGCGCGATGTAGTCGGCATTGCTCAGCTCCGCGTCGTAGTCGCCGGTGCGGACCGGGACGACGACGGCGCTGAGCGAGCCCAGCGCGGTCACGTTCACCGTGGTGGGCTGCGCCGGCGGCACGACACCGTCGGGCAGGCCCTCGGGGACGACCTCGACGACGAAGTCGCCGGTCTGCTCGACGCTGAAGGCCCACTTGCCG
This region includes:
- a CDS encoding ABC transporter ATP-binding protein; this encodes MSTSTSASGTATPAPSGTPVVEATDVVAGYLPGVNILNGCSLVAHPGEMIGIIGPNGAGKSTLLKAMFGLVKVHSGTVRLNGEDITNRKTNHLVADGVGFVPQNDNVFPSLTIEENLRMGLFLRPKKVEERLARMWELFPVLHERRHGRAGGLSGGERQSLAMARALMMEPSVLLLDEPSAGLSPVRQDETFLRTRKINQTGVCVVMVEQNARRCLQICDRGYVLDQGRDAYTGTGRELANDPKVIELYLGTLAQDVDKK
- a CDS encoding ABC transporter ATP-binding protein, with the protein product MADPAARRALVDGLAPEPGSSKPDAILEVDNIERRFGGMTAVDVDHLEVQRGIITALIGPNGAGKTTFFNLITGFDTPTSAKTGASWAFEGKKLSRTGASKVARAGMVRTFQLTKALSAMTVMENMMLGATGQSGESLAMALLSPLWRKREKEIEQQAEELLHRFKLWEKRDDYAGSLSGGQRKLLEMARALMTNPTMIMLDEPMAGVNPALTQSLLGHIQSLRDEGMTVLFVEHDMHMVRHISDWVVVMAEGRIIAEGPADSVMSNPAVVDAYLGAHHDTDLGDDALLEDESLAALQREAQAEAEADAATKETR
- a CDS encoding branched-chain amino acid ABC transporter permease encodes the protein MDIWTNILTGMLREAISPQTAAVAIAVIGLNVHFGFTGLLNMGQAGFMLLGAYGFAISLIQGAPLILAILIGLACSIVFSILLGIPTLKLRGDYLAIVTISAAEIVRFVGRSSLLTDVTGAAQGLPGSEYRDSFTSLSFFGDGSTSVGPLSYSNTGVNGWWVRAVAWALVAVCAVGVFLLARSPWGRVLKGIREDEDAVRSLGKNVYLIKMQALVIGGTLGALAGMIFVLPASVQPDAMSKTLTFFMWTALLLGGAATIFGPVLGTMLFFAIRVLVKGGADVVVPDAIMSTQQTEQFSWVVVGVSLMLIVIFRPQGILGNKKELAFNA
- a CDS encoding branched-chain amino acid ABC transporter permease, which encodes MPERVSRTPHRVSATTVLLGLLLGVIAPLAALTSPAYANESSAAEDLPPTALCSISPEAQCLTGTLRTEEGVVPGVNLAITGPGTDETVTTAADGKWAFSVEQTGDFVVEVVPEGLPDGVVPPAQPTTVNVTALGSLSAVVVPVRTGDYDAELSNADYIAQSLLSGVRLGLLLALASVGLSLIYGTTGLSNFAHAEQVTLGGMLGYGLVNVAGLPLLVGGAIVVALCAFSGWFQDRIMWTPLRRRSLNLTQMLIVTIGLSLAMQYGFQYFVGARTVRVVQDNPEVVSFGPFTLTIQSIAAMAISVVVLAAVGFALLRTRIGRATRAVADNRALAAASGIDVDKVIRLVWTVSAGLAGLGGLMYALVVNGIKWDSGLQILLLLFAAVTLGGLGTAFGALVGALIIGLVVEVSPALGMPGDFKYATALLILVLVLLVRPQGILGRAQRVG